gaacaaaacccaaaacaaaaaggctTTATAGCTTAGCTAAATTAGTTTCACAATATACATATGTGATTTCAGTGTTTCAAGAAAGCCAAAATAGCTACATCTTGATTATGATCAACTAAAACAGATACGAGTCATGTTCTTTATATCTAAAATTTCATGAACAATTtctccacacacaaaaaaaaaaaaaaaaaaaaaaaaatcatgaacaaAGCCAGTTTCATGGTCTTCACTAATTCCTAAAATAATTACATTAGAGTGTAAGaaactaaggctgtgtttgtttcatgTAAGTGATTTTTCGGAAAATACTTATTTttcggaaatgctattttccggaaaggaaaatatttttaagtgtttggttgcatttcagaaaatgttgtgaaaaatattttctggtgtttggttgtatggttgaaaatgctattttcctacaaatttttcacacaGCAATTCAACCCACGACAGCAAACTCCGGCAATCAaaagccacaaccaccaaaacaccaccaccacaccaccataacaacaacaaaaatcaaaatcacagagagagagagatcggtggGTTGAAGGCGAGATCGCGCGGAGGCGAGATCGAAGGTGCGATCGGCGCGGTGCGATCGTCGGACTGGAGCTCGCGAGATCTAGCGACGCGGTGTGATCATCGGACTGGAGCTCGCCAGATAGATTGGTGCGTGCGATCGGCGCGGACTGGAGCTCAGGGTTTGCCGGCGATCGTCGGACTGGACTGGAGCGGGGGCCTCTTCTtcctctcgctctctctctctctctctctcggtccGGAAttcatttgaagtgaaaataggaaCGGAATTCATTTGGAGATCAGTTTACCAATCAAAATTAGTGTTGAATTTACCAAATTAGTGGGCTGGTTTATGTGGTAGTGTGCTGTAATgtatcaaaattaatttgtaatgtTCACCCAGGTGGGCCTTTactaaattttgcattttaatacTGGTATTAGATATTGGGATGGGCATTGCAAGTTAATCTTGAATTAAGGTGTTGatattgcaaaaataattgtGGGTTAGGGTGGAAATTGTAAATGAGTCAATGGCCATGTAGGTTAGTATCAATACGCAATAGCTACATTGAACCCTTAATACCAGAATTGCTTAGCTTCCAATTAGCCCTGAAATGACCCCCTTTAAGTCTTATAAGATTTTTAGATGATTTTAGTAATTCTATTTGTCCCACCAGTAGAGGTCTACTCATGATTGAAACCTTATTTTGTCATATAATTCAGGTAATTGAAAAATGGATAGTTGTTTCAGCGTTAATAAGTTTtgcatattttcaataataactaaatCAAAATCTTATCATTTATGACTTTATTCTCTCTCAAAGATCAATGAATACAAATCATCCTCAATAACTTTACTGATGTCTTTTACATTCTAATTTGAAGTATCACTTGTCAATtgtcaatgtgtttttcattgtttccTTGTCCTATATAAGTTTCTATCCTTTGGTTCTCTTCTTGAATTCTATGCTTTTAGGTCCTCATTGTATTTATAATAGTTGATTTTTTGTACATTTGTTTGTTAATTACAGGATTATTCTTTAATTCATTGCATAGTATGGTGAGAGAATTCTCTCAAAACATGGATGCCAATGAAGATTTGAGTCCTAGAGTTGGTATGGAATTCGATACGTTAGATATGCATgggaattttggttaaaatatgGAAGACAAATGGGCTTTGATGTTAGAAAGCATTACATAAATAAAAGTAAGAAGGATGGAAAGATAACATCAAGGGGATTTGTAGGTGCAAAGCAGGGCATTCAAGgtccaaaaaaagaagatatgatTCGCACTCGTAACCGAGATGATCCAAGGACTAATTGTCCTGTAAAGCTATATGTTTCATTAATATGAGAAACTGGAAAGTATAAAGTGACTGATTTTATTGAAGAACATAATCACACTCTTCATCTATCagaaacaatttatatgataAGATCTCAACGGAAAATCTCAAAAGTTCATGCAAGATTGATTGAGTTAGCATCCTCTTCTGGAATCAAGCCAAAAGCAGCACATAAGTTAATGAGTAGAGAGGTTGGTGGGAGAGTTAAtcttggattcattgagcttgaTCAGTATAATTATCTTAGAACAAGAcggcaaaaaaatttgataaatggTCAAGCGGCATGCTTATTAGGATACTTTCAAGAACAATTAACTACAAATCCATTCTTTCAATATGCAATACAATTAGATAATGTTGAGCAAATTACAAACATTTTTTGGGCTGATGCTAGAATGATTATTGATTATTCTAATTTTGGTGATGTGATGACATTTGACACTACATATGGTACTAATAAAGAGCTAAGACTTTTAGAGGTGTTTACCGGTTTCAATCACCATAAAGGGTTAACGGTTTTTGAGGCTGCTCTTTTATATGATGAAACGACAGAATCATTTAAGTGGCTATTTCCAAGATTCTTAGTTGCACATGCAGGTAAAAAtcctaaaacaatttttacGGATAAACATCCTACAATGGCTACACTATAATGTAATCATTTTTACGGTGGGCAATTCCTCTCTTCTCAGCCATAGATTTAATCTACTGGCTTAAGCCTTTGACACCTCACAATCCACGCTGGCAATCCGTGTGCTcacacttttcttttcattttagcATCACTTTTCAGTAAAACACTCTCtcctgtctctctctctctcccacttCAACCAGTGTCTCTCTCACCTCCACCACTCTCTCAACCTCCACGCTTCCCTCAACCTCATCGTCACCGCTACCAGCGTACTGAACTCAGACTCATCAGCAAAATCGAAGCCAAAACATCAACTCACCATTTGAAGCCAAACCTCCATGCCTCGTAGAGCGCTTTTTAGACCCAGATCAGAGAGCACAGTTGGGGTTTGGAGAGAATCAGGTGTAGAGAAGTTGATGAAGCTCTCTCTTCACGGCACAGCCACTAGCCCGGCTCTCCGGTTCCAACGATACTAGCCTTTTTCTCATCGGAAATCCCTAAAATCACCGCTTCCTACATCGGACTTCGCAAGGAGGTGagttctctctccctttttcttttcttcttttattttattttatttattaataaaaattatcattttttttattctgtaGCTTGTGTGCGAGCTAATAACAACAAGAGGAGCAAGCTTAAAAATCACAACCAAAACAACGAAGTTCAGCCATTTTTGGCTTTCAGTTAGATCGATAAGAGGAAATTCTCAATAACCCAGTTTTGATTTGTTCTTGTTACTTGTTTTTAGCTTTTGTGGCTTTTTCTTGGGGGGCTTTAAGGCTTTAGGGTTTTAATAGTTGAAgggtttttgttcatttcatattataatGATCAACTATTGTTTTTGATTGTGCAGTTTGTGAAATTGGGGAGGTGGGTTTGGTTGAAATTTGGGTTGAAGGTGGCTACAGGGGTTGGATGTTGAAATTTTAGTTGAAGAAGTTGAAGTGGCTGTTGAATTCCTTTTATGGATAGGCTCTGCTGTTTTAGTGGTTCCTACTCTAaggtaaagatttttttttttttttatttttatttttttaacttcatgTGTCTATAAGTTTGTCTCTAATACCAATCAATATGTTCTGTGTTGTGAAAAGGTTAACCAATAAGCTGGAAAGGCATAGTCTTTAATTGTTTGTTAGAGGATTATTTGTGTTGTGTGATTGATTTGTGTCTCCAATTTTCTTAGTAGGGGTATAGACTCTTGAGTGAATATGATAATTTTGTGATGTTATTCAGTTGAATTATTCAACGTTTGCAGGTTCTTAGTGAGATTATTGATCATTCTTTGTTGTATAATCACTTGTATAGAATGGATAATTGGGGGGCTTTGAAGGTGATGACGGCACATCTAGTTAGTTTGAGTGGTTCAACTGTTCAAGTTATCTTCTTGCTTCTTTAGTGAGTTTGATGGGGGACTTTTAGCACAGAATTGGACTGATATTTGCAGGGTTGCTGAAATTGGGTATAAGAGATTTTGACATTTTTACACTGTTAGGCCACATATTTTAGGAAGAACTAATGATCAGAATTGAACCAACTGCATGTTTTCTGACTTGCAGTTTATATAACTAACTTTTGGTGACCCTCTTCTTTCATCCTCTGTCCCACCCCCcacacccaccccccccccccccccccccccctttaaaaaaagaaaaacaaaaaagaaccatCATAAACATAGCAAAATAGAgtaatagagaccaaaataagaaggaaaaaaaaaagttcttatcTTGATAACTTTCAATGCTTCATTTGTTTGTAATGATAGTTGTTGATTAAATATAGTAATTTCTCCGTTTAATCTTCTTCTTGCAGCCTCATGCAAATGGTTTTCAaagttgcaacttgcaactaCTTTTGTTTGCATCTGTACCATACAACTGCCTCTAAAACACGCAAGATTAATATTGaggtttttgttatttatagttTTGTTGCATAGCCAAGAGGGTGTTCCTCATATAGCTCTGGCCAAGGAAGAAGCCATGAAGGGTTAATCAAGTTTGGTTCAGCCTAGTAAAAGGGAAATCTAATCATCCCATGGAGGATTACCATGTTGCTAAATTTATGCAGATTGAGGGACATAAATTAGGACTATTTGCTATCTATGATGGCCATTTGGGAGATACTATTCCTTCCTACCTACAGAAACATTTGTTTTCCAATATCCTAAAGGAGGTGGGGTCTTGCTTTTAAACTTTTAacagaattttaaatttcagtCTTGCTCAGAATTCAAGAAGAGAACCAAAGGATAGAAACTTATATAGGACAAggaaacaatgaaaaacacattgacaATTGACAAGTGATACTTCAAATTAGAATGTAAAAGACATCAGTAAAGTTATTGAGGATGATTTGTATTCATTGATCTTTGAGAGAGAATAAAGTCATAAATGATAAGATTTTGatttagttattattgaaaatatgcaAAACTTATTAACGCTGAAACAACTATCCATTTTTCAATTACCTGAATTATATGACAAAATAAGGTTTCAATCATGAGTAGACCTCTACTGGTGGGACAAATAGAATTACTAAAATCATCTAAAAATCTTATAAGACTTAAAGGGGGTCATTTCAGGGCTAATTGGAAGCTAAGCAATTCTGGTATTAAGGGTTCAATGTAGCTATTGCGTATTGATACTAACCTACATGGCCATTGACTCATTTACAATTTCCACCCTAACCCacaattatttttgcaatatCAACACCTTAATTCAAGATTAACTTGCAATGCCCATCCCAATATCTAATACCAgtattaaaatgcaaaatttagtAAAGGCCCACCTGGGTGAacattacaaattaattttgatacATTACAGCACACTACCACATAAACCAGCCCACTAATTTGGTAAATTCAACACTAATTTTGATTGGTAAACTGATCTCCAATCTGGGTATTGAATATATATTGATcacaaaaatttatagtttaggATGGACATTACAAATAATCCTATAGTTTATGGTGGATAGTTACAATAAACCCTGGTATCAAAAAGTAACTTTTTTCAACTCAAATTATGTTTTGCCTAAATATTCCAATGGATAGGgaaatttagccaaaaaaaaatggtgattttCTTTTGGGTATAAGAAATAACTAATACATATCTTGGGCAAGATTAGAAAGTCAGCTCAttaaggaaaggaaaagaataaataGTAGTCCACTTCAAAATAGTACACTATCATTCTCTAAAGTAGTCCACTTCATATCATTCTCTAAAGTGTATAATGGGTGAATTCTCGAAttcttaattaatatataatctATTTTACAGTTCCTGTCCTCTCAATCATTTAAATATGAAGAATAGCACAtttagttccaaaattttggtaGAACTGAAAAGGTAAGCAAAGATTCAATACTCACAACTAGATGTAACAACGGAttgaaggagaggaagagaatGGGTTgaaggggggagagagagagagagagagagagagagagagagaaatttgatTTTAGGTTGGGTTTACTCAGACTTACAAAACAGTGGGCGGGCTGAACTGATTTTAAGGGTGAAgtagtatttttgtttttggtgagGTGTCAATGTTGAAAGCCATTAGATTAAATCTATGGCTGAGAAGAGAGGAATCGCACGGGATGCCCTACCTTTTCTATATATTGTCCTTCGTCCCCAATATTTTTCTCTATCAATTCCAAATTTCCAGCTACATTTCATCTCTCTCCGATTGGTGAAAATCATGAGTTTTTCATCAATTTCCCAATCAAATGCAAAACTTTTCAATAcatctttgatcatctttctAACCTACAGCTCCTGTTTTTTAGATCTTCTTACTTTCTTACCTTccgatccttttttttttttgaatcttctTAATCTTCAGTTAACATACATCCCGATGTCTATCCTGACCGATGAAAgaacctcttcttcttcttcttcttccactcGCCAATGGGTGTATGATTTTTTCTTGAGTTTTCGAGGTGAAGAAACCCGTCATGGTTTTGTTAGCCATTTATATAAAGCTTTGTGTGACGTGGGTTTTTACATCTTCGTGGATAATGACCGTCTTCCACGAGGAGAAAATATTTCAGCTGAACTTCTCAAAGTCATTGAATTGTCGATGTTGCTTGACTGAACTCGTCAAGATTTTTGAGTGTGAGAAGAATGGTCAATTGGTATTACCGGTTATTTTTAGAGTAAATCCATTAGAGATAGAGGAAAAGTTGGAGAGAGACTTTGCTAAACATGAAGCAGAATTAGATGATGTGGAGATGGTTCAGAGGTGGAGGGCAGCATTGACTAAAGCAGTGAATTTTCCTGGATCTCTTTACAATGATAGGTACATATTTATTTGAGAATTGAGTATgcatttaattaattactaatctggggtgtttttactttttatgagttataatttataaatttttaatgatttttatgtGTCCACTAAATATCTAATTATGAAAGTTTTTTgctataaaaaaagaaaagaaaaaagaagaaagttttCTTCTTTGATCATATTATTTTactcaaataatattattaattctgATGAATATTTGTATTCTTTTATCCGTTATAAACTTATAAGTTATATAACCTATATGGCTCTTGTGCTCTTTTACTCATTTATAAACTTTAAATGGTtttataatcataataaatggtAGAAGCAGAAGGAATTTAAATTTGGCTAATGTTATCGGTTAAAATTCTCTCCCGCTTGATGTTAAGATAATCTTTCTTAAATTTCTTaatctcattttgttttttttttttttttgttaagaaatttcttaaaatttcttAAGAGTCATAGTCATAATGGGATGCACTACTCATATAATAAGTGCATAAAGCCATTTcgtcaacaaacaaaaaaattgcataaagccataaactaatattttgttttttacttcttcttttctttttttcttttttttaaggaattaatataaaataatacttTAATGTACAACCATTCCTTGAATAATCTTATAATTGAGCCCTTGCTCAATGATTGCATGACCCTATTGAAAAATTTCCATATATTTAAAGTTCAACATATTTTAAAGAAGTAAACTAGTATGTTGATGTATTTACTAAGTTAAGAGTTAACCAATCTAGTGACTATTTGTATTTTGATAACCTACCGCATGTGGTGGAGAACTTGCTGGTTTTTGATGAGACTGTGCTATTTTGTAGCTTTTTTTTGTAACAGACTcatttacaattatttaatatttgcaTAGCCAtattaccaataataataataataataatagtttcccaaaaataaaaataaaatgtaaaacatAAGCCCGGAAACATTTTAAGCAGGCCGGGTCAAAGTCCAAGCCCATTTAATACCCTTGCCCGCTCCAATAAAAAATGACCACAGAAAAGGGTACTTTAGTAATTACATCCTCATGCTCCATAACCCGCAAAACCCTAATCGTAGCTTACCCCttcacctatatatatatatacccaacACTCACTCAGCCTCtcgtgtctctctctctctcggtctCTATTTTCTgtgttattgtttttgtttcaatgtctgtttaattttaatttgtgtgTAAATAAACACAAAGGTTTTGCTTGTAAGTTAAAGCAGGGATTGTGTGTATCGGCGTTGTGCAACAATAAGTGCACTGTGTCCGAAAGAGTTCTCTGCAACATTGATCTGGGGAAGGTGGGCAGTTGTGTTTCATCTTTACCGTTGATATTTTCAACAATCATCTTCCCCACAtcgctttttttctttttcttttttttttataaaaacatctttattttccctttgatttttttttttttgtgaggcccttttatttattttaaatgtttatttttGGGCAATCATTTAacattatatttgaaattgttctTTAATTGTTTAATCTGTTTTTTTGGATTGTCTAAAAGATATAATAGGAATGGGAATGTGCTAAAATTAATCACAAAAGGCGTATAGGCAAGCAAACTTCATCGTGGAAGGATTGAATCTCATTTCATTTACTTCCTCCACAACCTCTCTAAACTGAACTGTGAATTTACAAAGGGTAACAAACTAACAATGAAATTATATCCTGCAACTAAGAAAAGAAACCAGATAGGTGAATTTCCTAACCTGCAATCTTAAGGAGTTCTTAAAGAAAACCCTTAAATGCATTGAACAAAGCTAAATCCCATATCAATTCCGTCAAAAACAGAAACCAAGGAGATAAAGCCAGTAAACAATCCAAATTTCTGCCTCTAGCCCAGACGAGCAGATGAAGATATTTGATTCCGGGAAGGAAGTTCATTACTTACTAGCGTTCTTTGTTTGGCACCAGCTTTTTCATTAGTAAAAAGCTTTCAGcaaaaagcaaagcaaaataATGATTGACATCTATTTACTTACTAAGTAttatagtattattattatatattggaTGAGGTTGTATACGGGAATGAAAAACACAATTCCTGATTATGATTCTGTTgtttcaaagagaaagagagagagagatataatgAAGATCCCTGAAATCCTCAATGGAAAAGTAATACACTTGGAGCATCAGCCTGCGTTTCACAGGCCCATCATGCATCCAAAGGAGGATCAGCCTGCGCTTCGCAGGCCCATCATGCATCCAGAGGAGGATTGGCCTGCCCTTTGTAGGCCCACCATGCATCCAGAGGAGGATCAGCCTGCGCTTCACAGGCCCATCATGCAACCAGAGGAGGATCAGCCTGCGCTTCACAGGCCCACCATGCATCCAGAGGAGGATCACAGGCACCCCATGCATCCGGAGGAGGATGAGCCTGCTATTCGGGTTTATCGTGTGAACTGTGCCTCTGTTGTTGGAATCTCCAGGTCCACTACACTATTCTCTTCTCTTTTATCGCATTTTGCTTATtatgtttggtttttgtttttaaattgtgtttgCTATATGATGCTATTGTGGTTTTTAGCAGTTTAAAGATGAATGGATCTGGATTCATGTGGGACAATATGGGTCACATTGTTACCAATTGCCATGTCATTAATGTCATTTAGAATGCTTCTGATTTTAGGTTCGTTCATTTGCTTGTTtatcaattctctctctttttttggtcttttgttCATTATGTTATTGTTGTAAAAATGAGATTCTTTTTTGTGCGATCACCAAAGCTGTGGAGGGTGGAGAAAGCCTGGTGTGCAACATATATTTCCTTATTGTTCATGGTGCTATTTATGAACAGGGTCACTATTTTGACCGCACAACTTATGGTGCAAAAGTAATTGGGTTTTGCAAAAATGAGGATGTTGCTATGTTGCGTGCGGTAGAACTTTGAGACAAAGTGAAGCCTTAAGCATTGGTCTCTGTGCGAACCTACATGTTGGTAATTCAGTTTTTGCTATTAGAAGCCCTGTGATTATGAGTTTTTAACGCTGCttgcaaaacatatttttttcaatGCAATATTGCTTGAAAGTGTATTGTTTATCTTGTATGTAAAGTAGAAATTACACTTACCAGATAAACAATACACTTTCAAGCAATAGTGCattgaaaaaaatatgttttgcaaGTAGCGTTAAAAACTCATACTCACAGGGCTTCCAATAGCAAAAACTGATTGACCAACAAGTAGGTTCGTAGAGTGACAAATGCTTATAGGTTTCACTTTGCCTTCCAGTTGCTTCCACATGCAACAAAGCAACATCCTTATTTTTGCAAAACCCAACGACTTTTGCATCATAAGCTGTGCTGTCAAAAATAGTGACCTTGTTCATAAATAGCACCATGAACAATAAGGAAATATATGTTGCACACCGGGCTTTCTCCACCCTCCATAGCTTTGGAGATTGCACAAAAAAGAATCCCATTTTTACAACAATAACATAATGaacaaaagaccaaaaaaagagagaaaattgataaacaaggaaatgaaaagaaaaaaatgaacgAACCTAAAATCAGAAGCATTCTGAATGACATGGCAATTGGTAACAATGTGACCCATATCGTCCCAAATGAATCCAGATCCATTCCTCTTCAAACTGCTAAAAACCACAATGGCATCATATAGCAAACacacaatttaaaaacaaaaacggAACATAATGAGCAGAATAACTAGGGAAAATGTTAGTCTACTAGTGGCAAAATTCGTAGTGGAGGTGCAGCCTTATAAGATCATTATAATTTGTCAATAAGCGTTTTGTCATTGAGCTAGGAGAGGTTCCATAGAGATTGTGGTCTTAGTGATTTGTCATTTATTATGGGTGGCGATAGTTGCTTTTTTATTGAATCCAAACTTTTTCAACTGGTGGTAGAGGAAGGGGGACTGTATTTTTCTTTAAGGATTTTTGAGCGGAGTAGGTACTTCATGAAGTCGGTCTTCATGGGTAAGAATGTGGCACAATGGTTGATGAAGAGTATAGAACATATTGTCGTTGGGGTCAGTCCAAAGTATTTTTATACGTTTAAGGAAGGTGATTTAGCCTACACCCTCCAACGGAGCTCCAATTCTTTTGGCTTGTTCCTACTGCTGACTGAATTTAAAGTTGGCGGGTCTAGGAGGTCCATTTTTATTCTAGTAGGCAAAGCAAAGAATGGATGGAGGGTTTTTGGGTTAGAGTTAAGGAAGATATTAGAACTTGAAAACTATGTGAATGGTGGCACTGGGCAATTGAAATTTGTGGCTCACTTCATAAGGATAGATTAAGGGTTCAACCTTTTAAATCTTTTGCCGACACGGTGTGTGGGCATCAGGTGCAGGTAAGGGGCAGAAATTAGCCTTATCGGTTAAGCGCCCATGATAAAGGGAAATGACTGTTAGGGGATAATAAAGGGGAGAAGCAAAACCTGCTGAGCGAAACGGCACTAAACTTACTAGGTTCAGCGACTCTAGGAGGTACAAAAGGGGGTTCTTAGTGCAGTACAAAGGACTTTAATTTTGGAAAGATATATCGAGTAGGAAATAAAAGGAGATCTCCGttgaatttcaaatcaaattggACTGAACAGGTTTATGGAAAAAAACGTGAACTGAGGAACTCAGACTGGACAGGAAAAAGCTTGATTGTAGAAGTGAATGGGAAAGGAAAAAGGAGTGTGGCATGGAGAAAAGGTGGTCTGAGGAGTTCTATTTGGGTTTCAAGGGGTCAGAGGGATCACATGGTGGGTTCTTCTAGTGTATCACAGGTTCACAAACCTGTGGTGGGCTTAAACCAAGATGGTATCTAAGTGGGCCTTCCAATGATCCCTTTTCCAGAGCCCACCAGCCCATCTAGGATGGAAGAGGGTGTAAGCCCATTTGTGGGTGACTTGAGACTTTTAAATAAGGAAGCCCATGCATCAGTGATGTCCAAAGAACCTCACACAACCTCGGATGCTCAGAATGTCAAAGGCGCTAATGTTTTTCTCACTGAGGAGTCATTGGCGCCACCGGTAATGGTCGTCACAGCAAGACAACATGCCTTGAAGTCGGCGATGAGCTCGGTGGGTCAATCTGTGATGAACTTTTGTCCTGCAAAGGCAACGGTGGTGAACCGTGGTCCTTTTTTCGATGAGTTTCACGCCGAGGACTCACCGGCGACACTAGATAGGGCCGATCTTGCTCCATTCCACACCACGAGGACAGATACGATGTCTGTTCCTCCAATTGAGTTTATGGGTAGCCTTACGGAGACATCAGTGGAGGCAGAGTGTCCTTTTTCTGTTGGGCATAGCACCGATGGGCCTTTGATCATACTGGGTAAGGCAGAAACTGAGGGTGGCAGGGCATTAAAAGGTCTTGTGTTATCTAATTATGTTCTGAGTTTATCGAGAGTTGGGATTGAGGAATTGGGTGTTCCGGGTGGAGTTGAAGGTGGTACGGTTGAGGGTGCTTATGATATTCAGGGGATAGACACACCCCATCAGACTAACCAGCTGGTGTTGGCATTGACTGAGGTCGATGAGGGCCTGGATGATGTGGATAGCTCTTCTCCCTTGATGACTTTTAATCCTCTCGGGTTGGTTGTGATGGCTGAATTGAATAGTAACACTGAGGTGATGAGGTTGGATAACACATTGAATGTTTCTAATTGGGTGAAACGTTGACTCCTCGGGTTCAGTAAGATAATGGGGTGGGTCGACATGAGAAGAGGTGTATTATGCTACTACAAAGACTTGAGACGGAGATTGAGGCGGCCAATCTGGTGCATAGGAATGCTGCCCACCGAAAAGCTGTCTCCAAGGATAAAGGGAAGAGGGAGCTGAGGAATTTGATTTCTTCGGTTAATTATGAAGggagatagtttttttttctttgatagcATTACTGTAGGTTGTAGTAGGGAGTTTACACTTTCAATGAAGTTAAGAATGGTGTCATGGAATGTTCGAGGTTTGAATGATGCGCGGAAACATTTGGTAGTTAGAAATTTATTACGGGAATGGAATTGTgatgttgtttgcctttaagaaACTAAGCTTGCGGGCATAGATAGACAGCTGATTTGCAGCTTGTGTAGTTGTCCCTACGTAGACTGGGTAGCATTGGATGCGGATCAGACACCTAGTGGGTTTTGATGATGTGGGATAGGAGGGCTTTAGAAAAGCTAGAGGTATTGGTGGGTCAATTTTCCGTATCAGTTTGGTGACAGGGTTTGGGGGATGGTTTTATTTGGGTATGTTCTGGGGTTTATGGCCTGAATGATAATAACTTGAGGGGGCAGATGTGGGATGAGCTGATGGGAATTTAGCAACTTTGGGAAGTCCCATGGTGTTACTAGGGGATTTCAACATTGTTCGTTTCCCAAGTGAACGGTTAGGAGGATCACAACTTACCCTGGCTATGGAGAATTTTTCTAAGTTCATTAAGGAGCTTAGCTTGATAGATCTGCCATTGGAAGAAGGGAGTTAT
This DNA window, taken from Quercus robur chromosome 2, dhQueRobu3.1, whole genome shotgun sequence, encodes the following:
- the LOC126714874 gene encoding uncharacterized protein LOC126714874; this translates as MIDIYLLTKYYSIIIIYWMRLYTGMKNTIPDYDSVVSKRKRERDIMKIPEILNGKVIHLEHQPAFHRPIMHPKEDQPALRRPIMHPEEDWPALCRPTMHPEEDQPALHRPIMQPEEDQPALHRPTMHPEEDHRHPMHPEEDEPAIRVYRVNCASVVGISSVEGDSPCLEMHQYSLNWLILF